A genomic window from Vagococcus entomophilus includes:
- the cas1b gene encoding type I-B CRISPR-associated endonuclease Cas1b, which translates to MESYFLFSSGELRRKDNVVRMTALDGRFKVLKIEVMRDLYLFGKASMNTDCLNYLAQSKIPVHFFNHYGFYTGTFYPKEANVSGNLLIRQVEHYTDFEKRLNIAQEFIQGACYNILKNLKYYRQRGKELDKAINEIQALEKMISRTVTIEELMGIEGNIHRVYYGTWTTIINQEVDFEKRVKRPPDNVVNTLISFLNSLVYTTCLSEIYVSQLNPTISYLHSAGERRFSLSLDIAEIFKPLLTDRIIFSLLNRKVITEKDFSKDSNYFYLKDKGKRKVLEMYNSTLDETVRHKDLKRNVSYRKMMRLECYKLIKHLLGEREYQALRKWW; encoded by the coding sequence GTGGAAAGCTATTTTTTATTTTCTAGTGGAGAGTTGAGAAGAAAAGATAATGTGGTGCGAATGACCGCGTTAGATGGACGTTTTAAAGTTTTGAAAATTGAAGTAATGCGAGATTTATATTTGTTTGGAAAAGCTTCTATGAACACCGATTGTCTCAATTACTTAGCACAAAGTAAGATTCCAGTTCACTTTTTTAATCACTATGGTTTTTACACAGGTACTTTTTATCCCAAAGAAGCGAATGTCTCCGGTAATTTGTTGATTAGACAGGTCGAGCATTACACAGACTTTGAGAAAAGATTAAATATTGCTCAAGAGTTTATTCAAGGTGCTTGTTACAATATTTTAAAAAATTTGAAATATTATCGGCAACGAGGAAAAGAGTTAGACAAAGCGATTAATGAAATTCAAGCTTTAGAAAAAATGATTTCACGCACCGTGACAATTGAAGAATTGATGGGGATTGAAGGGAATATTCACCGAGTTTATTATGGGACGTGGACAACTATTATCAATCAAGAAGTGGATTTTGAAAAAAGAGTCAAAAGACCTCCAGATAATGTTGTCAATACGCTGATTTCATTTTTAAATTCGCTTGTATACACGACTTGTTTGTCAGAAATTTATGTGTCACAGCTGAATCCAACTATTAGTTATTTGCATAGTGCAGGGGAGAGGCGTTTTTCACTTTCGCTAGATATTGCAGAAATATTTAAGCCTCTACTAACAGATCGAATTATTTTTTCACTGCTTAATCGCAAGGTGATTACTGAAAAAGATTTTTCCAAAGATTCCAATTATTTTTATCTGAAAGATAAGGGAAAGAGAAAGGTTCTCGAAATGTACAATAGTACGTTAGATGAAACAGTAAGACACAAAGACTTGAAGCGGAATGTTTCATACAGAAAGATGATGCGTCTTGAATGTTATAAGCTGATTAAGCATTTGCTTGGTGAGAGAGAATATCAAGCATTGAGAAAATGGTGGTGA
- the cas2 gene encoding CRISPR-associated endonuclease Cas2 has protein sequence MYVILIYDISMIELRQGAKVSRNVFKICKKYLTHIQKSVFEGELTPAKLQKLRNELAQYLREDLDSVVIFKSKQKKGLDKEFWAADESEKTSNFF, from the coding sequence ATGTATGTGATTTTAATTTATGATATCTCGATGATTGAACTTAGACAAGGCGCAAAAGTATCGCGAAATGTTTTCAAAATTTGTAAAAAATATTTAACTCATATCCAAAAGTCGGTTTTTGAAGGGGAGCTAACCCCAGCAAAGCTACAAAAATTGCGCAATGAGTTGGCACAATATCTTCGTGAAGATCTAGATTCTGTAGTTATTTTCAAGAGTAAGCAAAAGAAAGGACTGGACAAAGAATTTTGGGCAGCAGACGAATCTGAGAAGACTTCTAATTTCTTTTGA
- a CDS encoding AAA family ATPase, whose amino-acid sequence MKKLLVLLAGPPGTGKTYLAKKIQQVYESFVLVSPDELKESCYDQYGFQNIKEKERINQIAWEKYYEALADQMKMSRSIISDYPFSDKQKSRLEKMSLKYGYKVVTGCLTADLTLLYQRQRARDLEHTRHLGHLMTNYQLGKVFQRREEAEDLPSFEVFSKRCMQRKYLEFSLGETMKIDVTDFEQIAYGELMQKIATDLF is encoded by the coding sequence ATGAAAAAATTGCTTGTTTTACTAGCAGGACCACCTGGTACTGGAAAAACTTATTTAGCAAAAAAAATTCAACAAGTATATGAGTCGTTTGTTCTTGTTTCCCCAGATGAGCTGAAAGAAAGCTGCTATGATCAGTATGGGTTTCAAAATATAAAGGAAAAAGAACGAATCAATCAGATTGCTTGGGAAAAATATTATGAGGCATTGGCAGATCAGATGAAAATGAGTCGTTCCATTATTTCAGATTATCCATTTAGTGACAAACAAAAGTCAAGACTAGAAAAAATGAGTTTAAAATATGGGTATAAAGTGGTAACGGGCTGTTTGACAGCGGATCTCACTTTACTCTATCAAAGACAAAGAGCAAGAGATTTAGAGCACACAAGACATCTGGGGCACTTGATGACAAATTACCAACTGGGAAAAGTTTTTCAAAGACGAGAGGAAGCAGAGGATTTACCAAGCTTTGAAGTATTTTCCAAGAGATGTATGCAGCGAAAGTATTTGGAATTTTCTCTTGGAGAAACGATGAAAATTGATGTGACAGACTTTGAGCAGATAGCGTACGGAGAGCTCATGCAAAAAATTGCAACGGATTTGTTTTAG
- a CDS encoding tetratricopeptide repeat protein, with the protein MFGFLKHKKNLSKQEPRARSLSTAKKAALLQHIEQLKSQLEQSTTTGLAEIYERLGCDYEQLGETSLAIEYLEKSQRSKKSLGKGYKVLLNLYNQERVKAAKEKDEATLQYYLNKLDELLTLSKEMTRGAQK; encoded by the coding sequence ATGTTTGGATTTTTGAAACATAAGAAAAATCTGTCAAAACAAGAGCCAAGAGCTAGGTCATTATCTACAGCAAAAAAAGCTGCACTTCTCCAGCATATTGAACAGTTAAAAAGTCAACTAGAGCAAAGTACAACCACAGGATTAGCCGAAATATACGAGCGTTTAGGTTGTGATTATGAGCAGCTGGGAGAAACTAGCTTAGCTATTGAGTATTTAGAGAAGAGTCAAAGAAGCAAAAAGTCTTTAGGCAAAGGCTACAAGGTATTACTCAATCTTTATAATCAAGAACGAGTAAAAGCTGCTAAAGAAAAAGATGAGGCAACATTACAGTATTATTTAAATAAACTGGATGAGCTACTAACTTTATCCAAAGAGATGACCAGGGGTGCACAAAAATAA
- a CDS encoding rhodanese-like domain-containing protein → MSQTIAANVLATKLQNGTLIDVREAVDFEQEHISGAVNIPIAQLPQRLNELNPQETYYIICYLGGRSARACEFLEGNQFENVVNVEGGMEAWRHRVNLENE, encoded by the coding sequence ATGAGTCAAACAATTGCAGCAAATGTACTGGCAACAAAATTACAGAATGGAACTCTTATTGATGTACGTGAAGCGGTAGACTTCGAGCAAGAGCATATTTCAGGAGCAGTGAACATCCCTATTGCCCAATTGCCACAGCGACTAAACGAGCTAAACCCACAAGAAACTTACTATATTATCTGCTATCTAGGCGGACGCTCTGCGCGTGCTTGTGAATTTTTAGAAGGCAATCAATTTGAAAATGTGGTCAATGTGGAAGGCGGGATGGAAGCGTGGCGACATCGCGTTAACCTTGAAAATGAATGA
- a CDS encoding BglG family transcription antiterminator, which produces MNERSEQLFKKLMHAPDHYFQISELSQEFQVSERTIRNDLEEIQTFLSEKDLPFLRTKRGRGVQLLLGKKERVRAIAYLHHIRKGHYLSPQERFLQLIIRFSCRQSPIFLYQLEQELMISKSTLDADMRKLRLFLQKYGIEVKSHQKKGIYLEGNEKKIRAMIRAVILIHVPSLEFLEVKRKKSLSAQEQLVVDYLGQERIEFINRHSYREWLGKADGQGPIYAKHIVLILLIWLRRLEPVSGKEVSIYADRRAVKEEQTNFLILLCQFFKRRISVAEVTYITQLIESLHPQKVIDTADWTKAQLVAIQLIEQVEKRLKICFYERQTELHKGLVRHISGLFKRVKNQVQIANPLTSMIEAEYHEIFQAVYSFNPVFNRFAGAFLTRDEIGFLTIYFSTALSQIKQAQKVGYRAIVICHHGTTTGKLLAENLKELFPVEILAILSSKERSLIEKLDIDVVFSTIDLRIKGVPCLRLSPILTVDDKYMIAHFFTKKRPKNRLVRRESEDTMLLKETINALEQNGSVISSEGYQAVLEVFEKHHLKLDKKEIQPMLEDLLIDDHIIFRESCDSWQEAIQAAAEPLLIDQVVESSYVRAMVDSVKEYGAYIVIGPHLALAHARPEDGVKRLGISVLVLSQGIEFGHEEHDPVRLVFCLAAVDAHAHLNVMKALIQLIHDREKIQRLSKATNQQQFKRILYKK; this is translated from the coding sequence ATGAATGAGCGCTCAGAACAACTGTTTAAAAAATTAATGCATGCACCAGACCATTACTTTCAAATTTCAGAGTTGAGTCAAGAGTTTCAAGTGAGTGAACGAACAATTCGCAATGATTTAGAGGAGATTCAAACCTTTTTATCAGAAAAAGATTTACCTTTTTTAAGGACGAAACGTGGTCGAGGGGTTCAATTATTGCTAGGAAAAAAGGAGCGAGTGCGTGCTATCGCTTACTTGCATCATATAAGGAAAGGCCACTATTTGTCTCCACAGGAGCGATTTCTTCAGCTAATTATTCGCTTTTCTTGTCGTCAAAGTCCAATTTTTTTGTATCAATTAGAACAAGAACTCATGATATCTAAGAGTACGTTAGATGCAGATATGCGCAAGCTACGTTTGTTTTTGCAAAAATATGGGATTGAGGTAAAAAGCCACCAAAAGAAAGGAATCTACCTAGAGGGAAACGAAAAGAAAATACGTGCAATGATCAGAGCGGTCATCTTGATTCATGTTCCCTCTTTGGAATTCTTAGAGGTAAAAAGGAAAAAAAGTTTATCGGCACAAGAACAGCTGGTGGTAGATTATCTTGGGCAAGAGCGGATTGAGTTTATTAATCGACATTCTTATAGGGAATGGCTAGGAAAGGCTGATGGACAAGGCCCGATTTATGCCAAGCATATTGTCTTAATCTTACTTATTTGGCTGAGACGGTTAGAACCTGTTTCGGGTAAAGAAGTATCAATCTACGCGGACAGGCGAGCAGTCAAAGAGGAACAAACCAACTTTTTAATTCTACTTTGTCAGTTTTTCAAGCGGCGTATTTCAGTAGCAGAAGTGACGTATATTACGCAATTAATAGAGTCCTTACATCCGCAAAAAGTCATTGATACAGCTGATTGGACAAAAGCCCAATTAGTTGCCATCCAGCTGATAGAACAGGTTGAAAAGCGGTTGAAGATTTGCTTTTATGAGCGGCAAACAGAGCTGCATAAGGGGCTAGTTAGGCATATTTCGGGGCTATTCAAACGGGTGAAAAATCAAGTGCAAATTGCCAATCCACTAACGTCGATGATTGAGGCAGAGTATCATGAGATTTTTCAAGCAGTGTATTCATTTAATCCGGTTTTTAATCGGTTTGCGGGTGCTTTTTTGACCAGAGATGAAATAGGATTTTTAACGATTTATTTTTCAACTGCACTTAGTCAGATTAAGCAAGCACAAAAAGTCGGCTACCGAGCGATTGTGATCTGTCACCACGGCACTACAACAGGGAAATTGCTTGCAGAAAATCTCAAGGAGTTATTCCCAGTTGAAATTTTGGCAATCTTAAGTTCAAAAGAACGTTCCTTGATTGAAAAACTGGACATTGATGTGGTTTTTTCAACCATTGATTTAAGGATAAAAGGAGTTCCCTGTCTAAGATTAAGCCCGATTTTAACAGTTGATGACAAGTATATGATTGCACATTTTTTTACGAAAAAACGGCCTAAGAATCGTTTGGTTAGGCGAGAAAGCGAAGACACCATGTTGCTAAAAGAAACAATCAACGCTTTAGAACAAAATGGAAGCGTTATCTCAAGTGAAGGCTACCAAGCGGTATTGGAGGTCTTTGAAAAGCACCATTTAAAACTGGATAAAAAGGAGATTCAGCCAATGTTGGAAGATTTATTGATAGATGACCATATTATATTTCGCGAGTCATGTGACAGCTGGCAAGAGGCCATTCAAGCGGCTGCCGAGCCATTACTAATCGATCAAGTAGTCGAGAGTAGTTATGTGCGGGCGATGGTTGACTCGGTTAAGGAATACGGCGCTTATATTGTAATTGGTCCACATCTAGCTTTAGCGCATGCACGTCCAGAAGACGGGGTGAAACGCTTAGGAATCAGTGTCTTAGTTTTATCCCAAGGAATCGAGTTTGGTCATGAGGAGCATGATCCTGTGAGGTTAGTCTTTTGTCTAGCTGCAGTTGATGCCCATGCTCATTTGAATGTAATGAAAGCACTCATACAACTCATCCATGACCGAGAAAAAATTCAGCGATTGTCTAAAGCGACAAATCAGCAGCAATTTAAAAGGATTTTATATAAAAAGTAG
- a CDS encoding class II fructose-bisphosphate aldolase — MYTTLKEITEMATKRNITAGAFNTHNLEMLPDLIRAAKDFEAPIIIQTSVDTAKYIGHENLVAVCQAMAKTEQVDVALHLDHARDFADIKEAIDKGYSSVMYDGSHLPFLENVLNTKEVVAYAHERGVSVEGEIGTIGGTEEGIQVSEQDKVYTNPKDALAFVKQTGVDALAVAIGTNHGQYRSKTEVNVALLEEIHRSVAIPLVIHGGTGVKEEDIGKLVDRGIRKFNVGTELLVAWTKTAKETFSDTPVNQSLRHMIIPCNHAVKQVVSKKIACFMNRSLNQ, encoded by the coding sequence ATGTATACAACTTTAAAAGAAATCACAGAAATGGCAACCAAAAGAAATATTACGGCAGGTGCATTTAATACACATAATTTAGAGATGTTGCCAGATTTGATTCGAGCAGCCAAAGATTTTGAGGCACCGATTATTATTCAAACAAGTGTAGATACGGCAAAATATATTGGACATGAAAATTTAGTGGCTGTTTGTCAAGCAATGGCTAAAACAGAGCAAGTAGATGTCGCACTTCATTTAGATCATGCACGTGATTTTGCGGATATCAAAGAGGCTATTGATAAGGGGTATTCTTCTGTTATGTATGATGGCTCTCACCTGCCTTTTCTCGAGAACGTTTTAAATACAAAAGAAGTCGTTGCGTATGCACATGAACGCGGGGTTTCGGTAGAAGGAGAAATAGGAACAATTGGCGGTACCGAAGAAGGAATCCAAGTGAGCGAGCAAGACAAAGTTTACACCAATCCCAAAGATGCATTAGCCTTTGTTAAACAGACAGGAGTCGATGCCTTGGCGGTAGCTATTGGGACCAATCATGGGCAATATCGATCCAAAACGGAGGTCAATGTGGCTTTGTTAGAAGAAATTCATCGTAGTGTTGCTATTCCGCTTGTGATTCACGGCGGCACAGGTGTGAAAGAAGAAGATATAGGAAAATTAGTCGACCGAGGTATCCGCAAATTTAACGTTGGAACGGAATTACTTGTAGCTTGGACGAAAACGGCCAAAGAAACATTTAGTGATACGCCAGTCAATCAGTCTCTAAGACATATGATCATTCCTTGTAATCACGCCGTAAAACAAGTTGTATCAAAAAAAATTGCGTGCTTCATGAATCGCTCGTTGAACCAATAG
- a CDS encoding CHAP domain-containing protein codes for MKKMLSILVASIAVFACGVFSVSKAEAATQSEAMTWVNQSVGKGYDFDHAYGNQCVDYVNEYVNHFFNTSFSGNAIDLQNTGVKNGFKFIKATAGAVPQAGDIFVMSVPGSPYGHTGIVISANGSTINMANQNYNGHAYVTKNSIPYSNSYGTVVGWLRPPFSGSSSNNGGGSTNNTAIKVGDTVSFTGVYKVSKVNPSKNTVASNTLAGGDSTYLNYIDATPLVETNASGTKAGDQILNIGDYFKVPGTYKVLNIDTPTNGIYVKIGSVNVWLSASQAHKN; via the coding sequence ATGAAAAAAATGTTAAGTATTTTAGTGGCAAGCATCGCAGTGTTTGCTTGTGGAGTTTTTTCAGTATCAAAAGCAGAGGCGGCTACTCAAAGTGAAGCCATGACGTGGGTCAATCAATCGGTTGGAAAAGGGTATGATTTTGATCATGCTTACGGGAACCAATGCGTAGATTATGTCAACGAGTATGTTAATCATTTCTTTAACACATCATTTTCTGGTAATGCAATTGATCTTCAAAACACAGGAGTAAAAAATGGTTTTAAATTTATCAAAGCAACTGCTGGTGCAGTGCCTCAAGCTGGGGATATTTTTGTAATGTCAGTTCCAGGTAGTCCTTATGGTCACACGGGAATTGTAATCTCAGCAAATGGTTCAACAATCAATATGGCTAACCAAAATTACAATGGACATGCATATGTCACAAAAAATTCGATTCCTTATTCTAATTCGTATGGAACTGTAGTTGGTTGGTTACGTCCTCCGTTTTCTGGTAGCAGTAGCAATAATGGCGGCGGAAGCACTAATAATACAGCAATCAAAGTCGGAGATACGGTTAGTTTTACCGGTGTTTACAAAGTAAGCAAAGTAAACCCATCTAAAAATACTGTAGCAAGTAACACGCTTGCTGGTGGAGATTCAACCTACCTAAACTATATTGATGCTACTCCTTTAGTTGAAACAAATGCTAGTGGTACAAAAGCAGGCGATCAAATTTTGAATATTGGAGACTACTTCAAAGTTCCTGGTACATATAAAGTATTAAATATTGACACACCTACAAATGGGATTTACGTTAAAATTGGCAGTGTCAATGTATGGTTAAGTGCTAGCCAAGCACATAAAAATTAA
- a CDS encoding IclR family transcriptional regulator, translated as MKSIQSIHRAVTILEFLAENPQAQLKEITEHFQLSKSTIYSILMTLVDEKLVVKNPTTASYSISNKWGLLYETAKKNFPLEKLMEPYMQQLKELYDETVHLSVLKEDKVFYVAKKESSHPLRESSPVGTNDALWYAACGKLLMAFQDSNYQKTYLQKTLAQGGTPLNHEKNLQEFYKELDRIKKNHFAVDMGRLNNGVNCLAVPISNQRQEVVAALSIFVPVRRSSTEKLQKILESLTAISQEVSHLKEVF; from the coding sequence ATGAAATCAATCCAATCTATTCATCGTGCAGTTACGATATTAGAGTTTTTAGCGGAAAACCCTCAAGCACAATTAAAAGAGATTACGGAACACTTTCAGCTTTCTAAATCTACAATATATAGCATTTTAATGACGTTAGTTGATGAAAAACTTGTGGTTAAGAATCCAACTACCGCATCATATAGTATTAGTAACAAATGGGGCCTTCTTTATGAAACTGCTAAGAAAAACTTTCCATTAGAAAAGCTGATGGAACCTTACATGCAGCAACTCAAAGAGTTATACGACGAGACGGTTCATTTGTCTGTACTGAAAGAAGACAAAGTATTCTATGTTGCTAAAAAGGAATCAAGCCATCCGTTACGGGAGTCTTCTCCAGTCGGGACGAATGATGCTTTATGGTATGCTGCGTGTGGCAAGTTACTCATGGCCTTTCAAGATTCCAACTATCAAAAGACGTATCTCCAAAAGACGCTAGCGCAAGGTGGAACGCCACTCAATCATGAAAAAAATTTGCAGGAATTTTACAAAGAACTGGATCGGATTAAAAAGAACCATTTTGCTGTTGATATGGGGCGTTTGAATAATGGCGTAAATTGTCTCGCTGTTCCTATCAGTAATCAAAGACAAGAAGTAGTGGCTGCTCTTAGTATCTTTGTTCCTGTAAGGCGTTCTTCAACAGAAAAGCTCCAAAAAATTCTAGAATCGCTAACTGCTATTTCTCAGGAAGTATCTCATTTAAAAGAAGTGTTTTAA
- a CDS encoding ATP-binding cassette domain-containing protein, whose amino-acid sequence MLKFLFERNKQLFLKTFLFLVLYSAYNPVLSKLIQFDMNQAGKNNIKIVELIAINLFVLLILSLINLLAQYFSIQFSTASQQTLNTKVMSKITEKDEYERSEVVKLFNNDIPLITESYLSSLTSIVYFSLSFIMGTVLILFINKIILLYICVVASLSLFVSKKMSNKISPSQKKYNDSLGKNSELLLDIFELSIIRKVFHLDKIMNKKFKEASSASTNNLFTLKKEKAIVTFSNDTFSWVLQIGIYIIGAVLLSNKQITFPELIAITQASGTVTTPIFWFSNVLSSLASTKDIRKVMMNLINEKSEINTKKISQIETIKLENVVLNNKKTTRNVLNLSISKNNKYLLLGENGSGKTTLYSLLSLRNKDYEGSILINETELRQINPVSYRKQIAIVTQQTKLFSGSVLENIVGFSNDINKSKIEKIRPLFQNEAKTIFDCPAHKLSGGQKQLVTIARAIYKDSDYLFLDEPFSALDVKTKKLALFYLLELTDKTIVMTIHNHDDQLLKLFDNIIYI is encoded by the coding sequence ATGCTTAAATTTTTATTTGAAAGAAACAAACAATTATTTTTAAAAACATTTTTATTTTTAGTTTTATATTCAGCTTACAATCCTGTGTTGTCAAAGTTAATCCAGTTTGATATGAATCAAGCTGGAAAAAATAATATCAAAATAGTCGAGCTGATAGCAATAAATCTTTTTGTCTTACTTATATTATCTTTGATTAATTTGCTAGCTCAATACTTTTCAATTCAATTTAGTACGGCTTCCCAACAAACGCTTAATACAAAAGTAATGAGTAAAATCACAGAAAAAGATGAGTATGAACGTTCTGAAGTTGTGAAACTTTTTAATAATGATATTCCTTTAATTACGGAGAGTTATCTCTCCTCTTTGACTAGTATTGTTTATTTTAGTCTGTCATTTATTATGGGAACAGTTCTGATTTTATTTATAAATAAAATCATTTTGCTTTATATATGCGTAGTAGCGAGTCTATCTTTGTTTGTATCCAAAAAAATGTCTAATAAAATCTCTCCTTCTCAAAAAAAATATAACGATAGCTTAGGGAAAAATTCTGAATTATTATTAGACATATTCGAGCTGTCCATAATTAGAAAAGTGTTTCATCTAGATAAAATTATGAATAAAAAATTTAAAGAAGCAAGTTCCGCTAGTACGAATAATTTATTTACTTTAAAGAAAGAAAAAGCAATTGTCACCTTTTCCAATGATACCTTTTCTTGGGTTCTTCAAATAGGAATTTATATTATTGGTGCAGTCCTGCTATCAAATAAGCAAATAACTTTTCCAGAACTAATCGCTATTACACAAGCTTCAGGAACTGTGACTACCCCAATCTTTTGGTTCTCTAATGTTTTATCAAGTCTAGCCTCTACAAAAGACATTAGAAAGGTAATGATGAACCTAATTAATGAAAAGTCGGAAATCAATACGAAAAAAATCAGTCAGATCGAGACTATTAAATTAGAAAATGTAGTGCTAAATAATAAAAAAACAACTAGAAATGTTCTGAATTTGTCTATATCAAAAAATAATAAATACTTATTATTAGGAGAAAATGGCAGTGGAAAAACGACGCTATACTCACTTTTATCTTTGAGAAACAAGGATTACGAGGGTTCTATTTTAATAAATGAGACAGAATTAAGACAAATTAATCCTGTCTCTTATCGAAAACAGATAGCCATAGTAACGCAACAAACAAAATTATTTTCAGGATCAGTACTTGAAAACATAGTGGGTTTTTCTAATGATATTAATAAATCTAAAATAGAAAAGATTAGGCCATTATTTCAAAATGAAGCGAAAACTATTTTTGATTGTCCAGCACATAAATTAAGCGGGGGACAAAAACAATTGGTGACCATTGCCCGAGCGATATATAAAGACTCTGACTATTTATTTTTAGATGAACCTTTCTCAGCTTTGGATGTAAAAACAAAAAAATTAGCTCTGTTTTATTTGCTGGAACTAACAGATAAGACTATAGTCATGACCATTCATAATCACGATGATCAATTATTAAAGTTGTTTGATAACATAATTTATATATAG
- a CDS encoding PTS sugar transporter subunit IIB, producing MKQLTILFVCGAGLGSSFACQMSAEDVLETLGVKARLDHSDISSAVSMQPDIIMTGQNFQSQFEKFAIDEAKTSLIYLKNIVSKAEIEEKIVPVLIQKGILND from the coding sequence ATGAAACAGTTAACTATTTTATTTGTTTGTGGTGCTGGACTGGGGAGTAGTTTTGCTTGCCAGATGTCAGCAGAAGACGTACTAGAAACATTAGGGGTAAAAGCAAGACTTGATCATAGTGATATTTCGTCCGCGGTTTCAATGCAACCAGATATTATTATGACTGGTCAAAATTTTCAGAGTCAATTTGAAAAATTTGCAATTGACGAAGCCAAAACCTCTCTGATTTATTTGAAAAATATTGTATCAAAAGCTGAAATTGAGGAGAAAATTGTGCCCGTCCTAATTCAAAAAGGGATTCTGAACGACTAA
- a CDS encoding PTS sugar transporter subunit IIC — MIVVDFIIKNILTQASITIALIAMLGLILQRKSLGQVLSGSLKTLLGFQVLSAGSSIIVGSLIYFGKIFTQGFKMQGIIPSIESINGQAMNELGLGREIALTFLAIFVFNILIARFTRWKYIFLTGQAILWMATMTTIFGYFAGLRGLVLVLVSGFIGAVFAVAMPAIAQPLVRKITGSDDIALGHFCTIGYLFEALIAKLFGEKGENKKSTEDLHLPTQFEFLQDTYLSLMVVMVPLYLITAFFAGATFSTRLAGETNYLMFAFLQSIQFVVGVYVLLAGVRLLLGEIVPAFRGIAMRLVPDAKPALDCPVLFPYAPNAVIVGFITTTLGSILAMFVLPKFGLAMILPGMLTNFFAGGTAGIFGNAVGGRRGAIIGGVAHGFFITLLPALLVTIFNQMGFVNATATDVDTVVAALLYAWIIGPILKAV; from the coding sequence ATGATTGTAGTCGATTTTATTATCAAAAATATTCTTACGCAAGCGTCCATTACGATTGCTCTGATTGCCATGTTAGGACTAATCTTACAACGGAAATCACTTGGACAAGTGCTTTCGGGTTCCTTAAAAACATTGCTTGGATTTCAAGTACTTTCAGCAGGATCAAGCATCATTGTGGGCAGTCTGATCTATTTTGGGAAAATATTTACCCAAGGTTTCAAGATGCAAGGGATTATTCCCTCGATTGAGTCAATCAATGGGCAAGCGATGAATGAACTAGGATTAGGGCGAGAAATTGCCCTGACATTTTTGGCAATCTTTGTTTTTAATATCTTGATTGCACGCTTTACCAGATGGAAATATATCTTTTTGACAGGCCAAGCTATTTTATGGATGGCGACCATGACGACTATTTTTGGCTATTTTGCTGGACTCAGAGGACTTGTTTTAGTTTTGGTCAGTGGATTTATAGGGGCGGTCTTTGCAGTAGCGATGCCAGCGATTGCCCAACCATTGGTTCGAAAGATTACAGGTTCAGATGATATTGCACTGGGGCATTTTTGTACGATAGGCTATCTTTTTGAAGCGTTGATTGCCAAGTTGTTTGGTGAAAAAGGGGAAAATAAAAAATCAACAGAAGATTTGCATTTACCAACGCAATTTGAATTTTTACAGGACACATATCTTTCCTTAATGGTAGTGATGGTCCCACTCTATCTTATCACCGCTTTTTTTGCTGGGGCGACGTTTAGCACTCGTTTGGCAGGTGAGACCAATTATTTGATGTTTGCCTTTTTACAATCAATCCAATTTGTAGTAGGGGTTTATGTTTTACTTGCCGGAGTCCGACTTCTTTTAGGCGAGATTGTTCCAGCCTTTAGAGGAATTGCGATGCGTCTTGTGCCAGATGCAAAACCCGCTTTAGATTGTCCTGTCTTGTTTCCGTACGCACCAAATGCGGTGATTGTAGGGTTTATTACAACCACTTTAGGTTCGATACTGGCCATGTTTGTTTTACCCAAGTTTGGTCTAGCGATGATTTTGCCTGGTATGCTGACAAATTTTTTTGCAGGAGGAACAGCGGGAATCTTTGGTAATGCAGTAGGAGGGAGAAGAGGTGCCATTATTGGTGGGGTCGCACATGGCTTTTTTATCACACTACTGCCAGCATTATTAGTCACTATTTTCAATCAGATGGGCTTTGTCAATGCAACTGCAACGGATGTGGATACAGTAGTGGCAGCACTTTTGTATGCTTGGATTATTGGGCCTATTTTAAAAGCTGTCTAA